In the Bacillus sp. HSf4 genome, TGCCAAGCTCGTAAATCACCTTCATGAGGTGGTTTTTTGAAATGGAGTAGGTGTCGGCGATGTCCTTTATATTGACAAGCTCGTTTGAGTTTTTGGATGCTAGAAAAATCAGAACTCTTAATGAGTAGTCCGTATAATTTGTTAATTTCATCGCATTACCCTCAATCAAACAAGTTTACATTATCTTATCACATTTGCCTCCGCTTATGAGGGTGAAGCGGAAATTGTTACAAAAATATAAAACATTCGTTCATAATATTGCTTTAATGAACCGAAAGGACTACGATAAAGATGTAGATAAAATACATCTTTAACCTAAGAAATACTTTAAAAAAGACCGTTTTGCGCCTTTAAAGATGTATTTTAAATATATCTTTAAAGAAACTGGAGAGGAGCAAACAGTATGCTATCTGAAAAAACAATGCAAATCGTGAAATCGACTGCCCCTGTTTTAAAGGAAAAAGGAACGGAGATTACATCTTGTTTTTACAAAAGAATGTTCAACGCACATCCTGAGCTGAAGAACATTTTTAACATGTCACGTCAGCAGACCGGCGGCCAGCCTAAAGCGCTGGCTTACACGGTTTTGCAGGCGGCGGAGAATATCGACCGCCTCGAAGCGCTCCTGCCGGTTGTCAAACAGATCGGACATAAGCATAAAAGTCTGGATGTGAAGCCTGAGCACTATCCGATCGTCGGCCAGCACCTGTTGGAAGCGATTGAAATCGTGCTCGGCGACGCTGCGACAGAGGAGATTCTTCAGGCATGGGCAGAGGCGTATGAAGAGATCGCCCGCGTGTTTATTGAAATCGAAAAGCAAATGTATGATGAAGACAAAAAACTTCCTGAAAGCTGGGAAGGCTTTAAACCGTTTGTCGTCTTAGATAAGCGGCAGGAATCTGAGACGATCACTTCCTTTTATTTAAAACCGGCTGACGGAACAGACCTGCCGCCTTTCAGCCCGGGCCAATACGTGTCTGTGCGGATTAAAATTCCGGGAGAGGCATACTTTTTAACAAGACAGTACAGCTTGTCAGACGTCTGGAATAAGGATTACTACCGGATTTCAGTCAAATTGGAAGCCGAAGAAGGCAAGCCGAAAGGAAGGGTATCAAGCTACCTGCATGAACAGATGGAGATTGGCGGCAGCTTGGAAGTGAGCGTCCCGGCGGGAGACTTCACACTGTCCGGACAGACGGATAAGCCGGTTTACTTTATCAGCGCCGGATCCGGCATCACTCCGGTGATGAGCATGGCGAAAACACTGGCCGCAAAAGCTGACCGGAACATCACGTTCGTACATGCAGCCAAGTCCCAAGAACAGCATGCATTTAAAGAAGAAACTGAAAAACTAATCAGCGTGAATCCGGAAAACCGCCTGCTGTTTGTTTACAGCCGCGCTGTTGAAACATCCGGCGAACATGTCATCAAAGGCCGGATGGATGAGGAGCTTTTGAGAACGATCGTGCATGATAAAGACGGTGAATTTTATGTGTGCGGACCGCTTTCCTTCATGAAAAACGTCATCGATGGATTGCGGAATCTCGGTGTTCCCATGGAAAACATCCGTTATGAAAGCTTTGCATCTTCTCTCGAGATGGAGATTGCGAATTAAACAAAAGGCAGCTGTCAAATTGGCAGCTGCCTTAAAACATATTTCGCGTATTTCATCTTTTCGCAAACCGGCTCATACAATAAGATAAGTCCAACCGGGGGGGATTTGAGTATTGAGCGTACGGGAGCAAAAAGAACTGGAGCGGGCGATTGAGGAAATTACGGAAATCGCGAAAGGATTCGGCCTTGATTTTTACCCGATGAGATATGAAATATGTCCGGCTGAGATTATTTATACATTCGGCGCATACGGGATGCCGACAAGATACAGCCATTGGAGCTTCGGCAAGCAGTTTCATAAAATGAAGCTGCACTACGATTTTGGTCTGAGCAAGATATACGAGCTTGTCATCAACTCAGATCCTTGCTATGCGTTTTTGCTTGACAGCAATTCATTGATCCAGAACAAACTGATTGTCGCGCATGTCTTGGCACACTGCGACTTCTTTAAAAACAACTGCCGCTTTCAAAATACAAAACGCGATATGGTCGAAAGCATGGCGGCGACGGCGGAGCGGATTAAGCATTATGAGACGATCCATGGTTCAAAGGAAGTGGAAGCGTTTCTTGATGCGGTATTGGCGATTGAAGAACACATTGATCCTTCGTTGGTCAGGCCAAAGCTATCCTGGAGCATCGATGATGAGGAGGAGGAAGCGGAAACGCCGGCAAGTCCTTATGATGATCTATGGGAGCTGGATCGGAAGGAGCCGAAACAGAAGAAGAAAAAAGCGAAGAAAAAGTTTCCGCCCAAATCGGAAAAGGACATCCTGCTTTTTATAGAAGAGCACTCCAGAGAACTGGAACATTGGCAGCGGGATATCCTCACAATGATGAGAGAGGAAATGCTGTACTTCTGGCCGCAGCTTGAAACCAAGATCATGAATGAAGGGTGGGCATCCTATTGGCATCAGCGGATCATCCGCGAGCTGGATCTGACCTCAAGTGAAGCGATCGAATTTGCCAAGCTGAATGCGGGTGTCGTCCAGCCATCTAAAACCGGCATCAATCCTTATTATCTCGGTTTGAAAATTTTTGAAGACATCGAAGAACGCTACAACAACCCGACCGAAGACATGAAGAAAATGGGGGTTGATCCAAACTCCGGAAAAGAGAAAATCTTTGAAGTGAGGGAAATCGAATCAGACATTTCCTTTATCCGCAACTACTTGACAAAGGATCTTGTGATGAGAGAAGACCTCTATCTGTTTCAAAAGCAGGGAAGGGATTATAAAATTGTTGACAAGGAATGGGAAGCCGTTCGCGATCAGCTTGTCAGCATGAGGGTAAACGGAGGCTTTCCATACCTGACCGTCGAGGACGGAGATTATTTAAAAAATAACGAACTCTATATCAAACATTGGTATGAAGGAATTGAACTCGATTTAAAGTATCTTGAAAAAGTGCTGCCCTACCTCCATCAGCTGTGGGGAAGAAGCGTGCATGTCGAAACCGTGCTTGAGGATAAACCCGTCATGTTTTCATATGACGGAAAGGCTGTTCATCGCAGATATTTGTAGCCTGAAAAAGAGGGGATTCCCCTCTTTTTTTGCTGCACCG is a window encoding:
- the hmpA gene encoding NO-inducible flavohemoprotein, yielding MLSEKTMQIVKSTAPVLKEKGTEITSCFYKRMFNAHPELKNIFNMSRQQTGGQPKALAYTVLQAAENIDRLEALLPVVKQIGHKHKSLDVKPEHYPIVGQHLLEAIEIVLGDAATEEILQAWAEAYEEIARVFIEIEKQMYDEDKKLPESWEGFKPFVVLDKRQESETITSFYLKPADGTDLPPFSPGQYVSVRIKIPGEAYFLTRQYSLSDVWNKDYYRISVKLEAEEGKPKGRVSSYLHEQMEIGGSLEVSVPAGDFTLSGQTDKPVYFISAGSGITPVMSMAKTLAAKADRNITFVHAAKSQEQHAFKEETEKLISVNPENRLLFVYSRAVETSGEHVIKGRMDEELLRTIVHDKDGEFYVCGPLSFMKNVIDGLRNLGVPMENIRYESFASSLEMEIAN
- a CDS encoding SpoVR family protein; the protein is MSVREQKELERAIEEITEIAKGFGLDFYPMRYEICPAEIIYTFGAYGMPTRYSHWSFGKQFHKMKLHYDFGLSKIYELVINSDPCYAFLLDSNSLIQNKLIVAHVLAHCDFFKNNCRFQNTKRDMVESMAATAERIKHYETIHGSKEVEAFLDAVLAIEEHIDPSLVRPKLSWSIDDEEEEAETPASPYDDLWELDRKEPKQKKKKAKKKFPPKSEKDILLFIEEHSRELEHWQRDILTMMREEMLYFWPQLETKIMNEGWASYWHQRIIRELDLTSSEAIEFAKLNAGVVQPSKTGINPYYLGLKIFEDIEERYNNPTEDMKKMGVDPNSGKEKIFEVREIESDISFIRNYLTKDLVMREDLYLFQKQGRDYKIVDKEWEAVRDQLVSMRVNGGFPYLTVEDGDYLKNNELYIKHWYEGIELDLKYLEKVLPYLHQLWGRSVHVETVLEDKPVMFSYDGKAVHRRYL